The following are from one region of the Oreochromis aureus strain Israel breed Guangdong linkage group 1, ZZ_aureus, whole genome shotgun sequence genome:
- the cdh8 gene encoding cadherin-8 isoform X2, with protein MYFLPIIVTDNGNPPMSSTNTLTIRVCGCSKDGIVQSCNVEAYVLPIGLSMGALIAILACIILLLVIVVLFVTLRRHKNEPLIIKDDEDVRENIIRYDDEGGGEEDTEAFDIATLQNPDGINGYLPRKDIKPDLQFMPRAGQHSGPNGVDVDEFINVRLHEADNDPTAPPYDSIQIYGYEGRGSIAGSLSSLETASSDSDQNYDYLREWGPRFRRLGELYSVGESDRET; from the exons ATGTACTTCCTGCCAATCATTGTGACGGACAATGGGAATCCACCGATGAGCAGCACCAACACCTTGACGATCAGAGTCTGTGGGTGCAGTAAGGATGGCATTGTCCAGTCTTGCAACGTGGAGGCGTATGTCTTACCCATTGGACTTAGTATGGGGGCTTTAATTGCCATCCTTGCCTGCATTATACTACTGCTAG TAATAGTAGTACTATTCGTGACCTTGAGGAGACACAAGAACGAGCCTTTGATTATCAAGGATGACGAAGATGTGAGGGAGAATATTATCCGTTACGATGATGAaggaggaggtgaggaggaCACTGAAGCATTTGACATCGCCACGCTGCAGAACCCAGATGGCATCAATGGGTACCTGCCACGCAAGGATATCAAGCCTGACCTGCAGTTTATGCCACGGGCAGGCCAACATTCGGGTCCAAATGGTGTGGATGTAGATGAATTCATCAACGTACGGCTCCACGAGGCAGACAATGATCCAACAGCACCACCTTACGACTCCATCCAGATCTATGGATACGAGGGCCGGGGATCCATTGCTGGCTCCCTCAGCTCACTGGAGACAGCGTCATCAGACTCTGACCAGAACTATGACTATCTCAGAGAATGGGGTCCACGCTTCAGAAGACTTGGGGAGCTCTACTCTGTGGGTGAGAGTGACCGTGAGACCTGA